One Trichosurus vulpecula isolate mTriVul1 chromosome 7, mTriVul1.pri, whole genome shotgun sequence genomic region harbors:
- the RSKR gene encoding ribosomal protein S6 kinase-related protein, giving the protein MGVAGSRQTLPHKYLLREAAHTGLGGQRELSVAPLGSQQGDSIPPIQGPWVRGWKRLLSGVGTTLSGLDQLWGQRKHQGPHLGSLEPALLPAEKPLTEWPVPKLISLFLPEFPIQPPQGQQQLKVLGFVAKGSFGTVLKVLDCGLGALLAVKVVPKVEVLQRDSLRQCKEEVNIQRQIRHPFVSGLGGSWQGQRHLFTMYNYYSTGDLHSLWTTVGCFSEAAVRLFAAELALGVGYLHDLGIVHRDLKMENILLDERGHLKLTDFGLSRHLPQGGRAYTICGTLQYMAPEVLSGGPYNHVVDWWSLGILLFALAAGKFPLQSEKDHVAMLASVTHCDYEVPPSLSQGLSLLLQELLCHNPFHRLRYLYHFQTHPFFRGMAFDPELLQKQPVTFVLEARAALPAPAEAVLFQDFDCDLMSLSNHLCPA; this is encoded by the exons ATGGGAGTAGCAGGCAGCCGGCAGACCCTTCCCCACAAG TACCTGCTGAGAGAAGCAGCCCACACAGGGCTGGGTGGGCAGAGGGAGCTCAGTGTGGCCCCCCTTGGCTCTCAGCAGGGTGACAGCATCCCCCCCATCCAGGGCCCCTGGGTTCGGGGCTGGAAGAGACTCTTGTCAGGTGTGGGGACCACCCTATCAGGCCTGGACCAGCTGTGGGGACAGCGGAAGCACCAGGGCCCCCATCTGGGGTCCCTAGAGCCAGCCCTGCTGCCGGCAGAGAAACCCCTGACTGAATGGCCGGTGCCGAagctcatctctctctttttgcccGAGTTCCCCATCCAGCCCccccaggggcagcagcagcTAAAG GTCCTGGGGTTTGTGGCCAAGGGCTCCTTTGGGACTGTCCTCAAGGTGCTGGACTGTGGCCTGGGGGCCTTGTTGGCTGTGAAG GTGGTCCCCAAGGTAGAAGTCCTTCAGCGAGACAGCTTGAGGCAGTGCAAGGAGGAGGTCAACATTCAG CGCCAGATCCGCCACCCATTTGTGAGTGGCTTGGGAGGCAGCTGGCAGGGACAGCGGCACCTCTTCACTA TGTACAACTACTACAGCACAGGAGACCTGCACTCTCTCTGGACCACGGTTGGCTGCTTTTCTGAGGCTGCTGTCCGCCTCTTTGCTGCTGAACTGGCCCTGGGTGTGG gctaCCTTCATGACCTGGGCATTGTGCATCGAGATCTAAAG ATGGAGAACATTTTACTGGATGAAAGAG GCCACTTAAAGCTCACAGACTTTGGGCTATCGAGACACCTACCCCAAGGAGGGCGAGCTTACACTATCTGCGGGACGCTCCAATACATGG CCCCAGAAGTCCTGAGTGGTGGGCCCTACAACCACGTTGTTGACTGGTGGTCCCTGGGCATCTTGCTTTTTGCCCTGGcagctggaaag TTCCCACTGCAGTCTGAGAAGGATCACGTGGCCATGTTGGCAAGTGTGACTCACTGTGACTATGAGGTCCCGCCCTCTCTTAGCCAGGGGCTTTCTCTTCTGCTCCAGGAG CTCCTGTGCCACAACCCCTTCCATCGTCTGCGCTACCTGTATCACTTCCAGACCCATCCTTTCTTTCGGGGCATGGCCTTTGACCCTGAGCTCCTGCAGAAGCAGCCAGTAACCTTCGTCCTGGAGGCAAGAGCTGCCCTTCCTGCCCCAGCTGAGGCTGTACTGTTCCAGGATTTTGACTGTGATTTGATGTCTCTCTCAAACCACCTCTGCCCTGCTTGA